The following proteins are co-located in the Micromonospora tarapacensis genome:
- the hisH gene encoding imidazole glycerol phosphate synthase subunit HisH, whose amino-acid sequence MTERTVGGRDAAPTDRRRIVVLDYGSGNLRSAERALAAAGADVLVTGDLAAAADADGLVVPGVGAFAACMAGIEAIGAGPVIAGRVAAGRPVLGICVGMQILFESGDEHGVVTKGLGLLPGSVSRLDAARLPHMGWNTVQAPVGSVLFAGLPADSRFYFVHSYAAGDVAALAASGARVTTAHHDCDFVAAVERGPLSAAQFHPEKSAETGAALLRNWLTVVPAGG is encoded by the coding sequence GTGACAGAGCGGACCGTCGGCGGACGAGACGCCGCCCCGACAGACCGGCGCCGGATCGTGGTGCTCGACTACGGTTCGGGCAATCTGCGCTCCGCGGAGCGGGCGTTGGCCGCCGCCGGTGCCGACGTGCTGGTCACCGGTGACCTCGCGGCCGCGGCCGACGCCGACGGCCTGGTGGTGCCGGGGGTGGGCGCCTTCGCCGCCTGCATGGCCGGCATCGAGGCGATCGGCGCCGGCCCGGTGATCGCCGGGCGGGTCGCCGCCGGCCGGCCGGTGTTGGGCATCTGCGTGGGCATGCAGATCCTCTTCGAGTCCGGCGACGAGCACGGGGTGGTCACCAAGGGGCTGGGTCTGCTGCCGGGCAGCGTCTCCCGGCTCGACGCGGCCCGGTTGCCGCACATGGGCTGGAACACCGTGCAGGCGCCGGTGGGCTCGGTGCTCTTCGCCGGCCTGCCCGCCGACAGCCGGTTCTACTTCGTCCACTCGTACGCCGCCGGTGACGTCGCCGCGCTGGCCGCGTCCGGGGCCAGGGTGACCACGGCGCACCACGACTGCGACTTCGTCGCGGCGGTGGAACGGGGCCCCCTGTCGGCCGCCCAGTTCCATCCGGAGAAGTCCGCCGAGACCGGTGCCGCGTTGCTGCGCAACTGGCTGACCGTCGTGCCCGCCGGTGGCTGA
- a CDS encoding ABC transporter ATP-binding protein, producing the protein MASGTSREVLGRGLGVLGRAIREQPRIFAVAVSGSVLFGLMVVASAFVVGGVVGDVVIPSVESGSVAVGVLALAATALFGLSVLRVAGIFGRRLGAGYMQFRLQADYRRRVTRRYLELPLSWHHRNATGTLLSNANSDVEAAWHPIAPLPFAVGTLVMLLGAVASLFAVDWALALVGLAVFPALFALNVAYSRRMAPRQARAQRLRAEVSGIAHESFDGALVVKTMGREAQETARFAGRAGELRDALISVGRLRGIFDPMLETLPSLGTLAVLVVGAYRLRQGAIEVSELVSVAFLFTVLAFPVRAIGWVLAELPRSVAGWDRVRRVLDATGEMPYGTTRLDPAAAGPAALTFTDVGFAYEPAEAHLPGAEVLGEVSFTVGAGKIVALVGPTGAGKSTVAALALRLVDPRAGTVGIDGVDVRELTADSLAGVAALVAQVPFVFDDTVRANVALDRAGVDDGAVWAALRLAEADGFVAALPDGLDTMVGERGTSLSGGQRQRLTLARALAGRPRLLVLDDATSAVDPRVEAAILAGLRSAGGGGPSASILVVAYRRATIALADEVIYLEHGRVVARGTHATLLATVPGYADLVTAYEQAEVDPDRQPTYDEVAPLPSPLEVDR; encoded by the coding sequence GTGGCGAGCGGGACTAGTCGGGAGGTACTCGGCCGCGGGCTGGGCGTCCTCGGGCGGGCCATCCGGGAACAGCCGAGGATCTTCGCGGTCGCGGTGTCCGGCAGCGTGCTGTTCGGGCTGATGGTGGTCGCCAGCGCGTTCGTGGTCGGCGGGGTGGTCGGCGACGTGGTGATCCCCTCGGTCGAGTCCGGCTCGGTCGCGGTGGGTGTGCTGGCCCTGGCCGCCACGGCGCTGTTCGGGCTGAGCGTGCTTCGGGTGGCCGGCATCTTCGGCCGGCGCCTCGGCGCGGGCTACATGCAGTTCCGTCTCCAGGCCGACTACCGCCGCCGGGTCACCCGCCGTTACCTGGAGCTGCCGCTGTCCTGGCACCACCGCAACGCCACCGGCACCCTGTTGTCGAACGCCAACTCCGACGTGGAGGCCGCCTGGCACCCGATCGCCCCGCTGCCCTTCGCCGTCGGCACGCTGGTGATGCTGCTCGGCGCGGTGGCGTCGCTGTTCGCCGTCGACTGGGCGCTGGCGCTCGTCGGGTTGGCCGTCTTTCCGGCGCTGTTCGCGCTCAACGTGGCCTACTCCCGCCGGATGGCGCCGCGCCAGGCGCGTGCGCAGCGGCTTCGGGCCGAGGTCAGTGGCATCGCCCACGAGAGCTTCGACGGGGCGCTGGTGGTCAAGACGATGGGCCGGGAGGCCCAGGAGACGGCCCGGTTCGCGGGTCGGGCCGGCGAGTTGCGCGACGCGCTGATCTCCGTCGGCCGGCTGCGCGGCATCTTCGACCCGATGCTGGAGACGCTGCCCAGTCTCGGCACCCTCGCCGTGCTGGTGGTCGGCGCGTACCGGCTGCGGCAGGGCGCCATCGAGGTGTCCGAGCTGGTCAGCGTCGCCTTCCTGTTCACCGTGCTGGCCTTCCCGGTCCGGGCCATCGGCTGGGTGCTGGCCGAGTTGCCGCGCAGCGTCGCCGGCTGGGACCGGGTGCGCCGGGTGCTCGACGCCACCGGCGAGATGCCGTACGGCACCACCCGGCTGGACCCGGCCGCCGCGGGGCCGGCCGCGCTCACCTTCACCGACGTCGGGTTCGCCTACGAACCCGCCGAGGCGCACCTGCCTGGCGCCGAGGTGCTCGGCGAGGTCTCGTTCACCGTCGGAGCCGGGAAGATCGTCGCTCTGGTCGGGCCGACCGGAGCCGGAAAGTCGACCGTGGCGGCGTTGGCGCTGCGACTGGTGGACCCGCGTGCCGGCACGGTCGGCATCGACGGGGTGGACGTGCGCGAGCTGACCGCGGACTCGCTGGCCGGCGTCGCCGCGCTGGTGGCCCAGGTGCCGTTCGTCTTCGACGACACCGTCCGGGCCAACGTCGCGCTGGACCGGGCGGGCGTCGACGACGGGGCGGTCTGGGCGGCGCTGCGACTGGCCGAGGCCGACGGTTTCGTCGCCGCCCTGCCCGACGGGCTGGACACCATGGTCGGCGAGCGGGGCACCTCGCTCTCCGGCGGCCAGCGTCAGCGGCTCACCCTCGCCCGGGCGTTGGCCGGGCGTCCCCGCCTGCTGGTGCTCGACGACGCGACCAGCGCGGTCGACCCCCGCGTGGAGGCCGCCATCCTGGCCGGGCTGCGCTCGGCCGGGGGCGGCGGGCCGTCGGCGTCGATCCTGGTGGTGGCCTACCGGCGAGCCACCATCGCCCTCGCCGACGAGGTCATCTACCTGGAGCACGGGCGGGTGGTGGCGCGCGGCACCCACGCCACGCTGCTGGCCACCGTGCCCGGCTACGCCGACCTGGTCACCGCCTACGAGCAGGCCGAGGTCGACCCCGACCGGCAGCCCACGTACGACGAGGTCGCCCCGCTGCCCTCCCCCCTGGAGGTGGACCGGTGA
- the yczR gene encoding MocR-like transcription factor YczR: MASQVRGVQLARLLGQWHALPGRRRSPDYAALAGAVRGLLADGRLPLGVRLPAERDLAEALRISRTTVTAAYRELRDSGHLASRRGAGSWTMLPGTHRVAPNGLWIPLDDRDMLDLGVAALAAPPELLPAARAAAEDLPRYLGGAGYHPIGIIELREAVAQRYTERGLPTSPDQIMVTNGTQHALDLVLRLTLAPGGGVLVESPSYPNALAALAARRARISTYGLAADASGWDADLLLGTLRQVRPRVGYLIPDFQNPTGHLMPAQLRERLVATAHAVGTDLVIDESFVDLPLDGTDLPPPTASFDRHSRVVSIGGMSKPFWGGLRIGWIRASAPQVQRLAAARVGVDMSSPVLDQLVAVHLLDVAPDIVAARQAQLTLQRDALLGALAARLPEWRVIVPRGGVTLWAELDGPISSALARAAEEVGVRLAPGPRFGLDGTLERFLRLPFTLPAADLVEAVGRIAAIRYDLDRTGLARWREPSVIA; encoded by the coding sequence ATGGCAAGTCAGGTCCGCGGGGTCCAATTGGCGCGGCTGCTCGGGCAGTGGCACGCCCTACCCGGCCGGCGACGCAGCCCCGACTACGCGGCCCTGGCCGGCGCCGTGCGCGGACTGCTCGCCGACGGGCGGCTCCCCCTGGGCGTACGCCTGCCCGCCGAGCGCGATCTGGCCGAGGCGCTGCGGATCAGCCGCACCACCGTCACCGCCGCCTACCGCGAGCTGCGCGACAGCGGGCATCTGGCCAGCCGGCGGGGTGCGGGCAGCTGGACGATGCTGCCCGGGACACACCGGGTGGCGCCCAACGGGCTGTGGATCCCGCTGGACGACCGGGACATGCTCGACCTGGGGGTGGCGGCGCTGGCCGCCCCGCCCGAGTTGTTGCCCGCCGCCCGCGCCGCGGCCGAGGACCTGCCCCGCTACCTCGGCGGCGCCGGTTACCACCCGATCGGGATCATCGAGCTGCGGGAGGCGGTCGCCCAGCGGTACACCGAGCGGGGCCTGCCCACCTCGCCAGACCAGATCATGGTGACCAACGGCACGCAGCACGCCCTGGACCTGGTGCTGCGGTTGACGCTCGCCCCGGGCGGCGGGGTGCTGGTGGAGTCGCCGAGCTACCCCAACGCCCTCGCGGCGCTGGCCGCCCGCCGGGCCCGGATCAGCACCTACGGCCTGGCCGCCGACGCCAGCGGCTGGGACGCGGACCTGCTGCTGGGCACGCTGCGGCAGGTACGCCCACGGGTGGGTTACCTGATCCCCGACTTCCAGAACCCGACCGGCCACCTGATGCCGGCCCAACTGCGGGAGCGGTTGGTGGCCACCGCGCACGCCGTCGGCACCGATCTGGTGATCGACGAGTCCTTCGTGGACCTGCCGCTGGACGGGACCGACCTGCCGCCGCCGACGGCGAGCTTCGACCGGCACTCCCGGGTGGTCAGCATCGGCGGAATGAGCAAGCCGTTCTGGGGTGGGCTGCGGATCGGCTGGATCCGGGCCTCCGCACCGCAGGTGCAGCGGCTGGCCGCCGCCCGGGTGGGCGTCGACATGTCCAGCCCGGTGCTGGACCAGTTGGTCGCCGTGCACCTGCTGGACGTCGCGCCGGACATCGTGGCCGCCCGGCAGGCGCAGCTGACCCTCCAGCGTGACGCGCTGCTCGGCGCGCTGGCCGCCCGGCTGCCGGAATGGCGGGTCATCGTCCCCCGTGGGGGCGTGACGCTCTGGGCCGAGTTGGACGGGCCGATCTCCAGCGCGCTGGCGCGGGCGGCCGAGGAGGTCGGCGTACGCCTGGCGCCGGGCCCCCGGTTCGGCCTGGACGGCACGCTGGAGCGTTTCCTGCGGCTGCCGTTCACGCTGCCGGCGGCCGACCTGGTGGAGGCGGTCGGGCGGATCGCCGCGATTCGCTACGACCTGGATCGGACGGGGCTGGCCCGGTGGCGGGAGCCCAGCGTGATCGCCTGA
- the priA gene encoding bifunctional 1-(5-phosphoribosyl)-5-((5-phosphoribosylamino)methylideneamino)imidazole-4-carboxamide isomerase/phosphoribosylanthranilate isomerase PriA, which translates to MSLTLLPAVDVADGQAVRLVQGAAGSETTYGDPLDAAVAWQRDGAEWIHLVDLDAAFGRGSNAGLLAEVVRRLDVRVELSGGIRDDESLRAALATGAARVNIGTAALEDPQWCDRVCGEFGDRVAIGLDVRGRTLAARGWTRDGGDLYEVLERLDKAGASRYVLTDITKDGTMRGPNLDLLREVCARTDAPVIASGGVSTLDDLRALATLESIGVEGVIAGKALYAGAFTVAQALAVLARP; encoded by the coding sequence ATGAGCCTCACCCTGTTGCCCGCCGTGGACGTCGCCGACGGCCAGGCCGTCCGCCTCGTGCAGGGCGCCGCCGGCAGCGAGACGACCTACGGCGACCCGCTGGACGCCGCCGTGGCGTGGCAACGCGACGGCGCCGAGTGGATTCATCTGGTCGACCTGGACGCCGCGTTCGGCCGGGGCTCCAACGCCGGGCTGCTCGCCGAGGTGGTGCGCCGCCTCGACGTACGGGTGGAACTGTCCGGTGGCATCCGCGACGACGAGTCGCTGCGCGCCGCACTGGCCACCGGTGCCGCCCGGGTGAACATCGGCACCGCCGCTCTGGAGGACCCGCAGTGGTGCGACCGGGTCTGCGGCGAGTTCGGCGACCGGGTGGCGATCGGGCTGGACGTGCGCGGCCGGACCCTGGCCGCCCGGGGGTGGACCCGCGACGGCGGTGACCTGTACGAGGTGCTGGAGCGGCTGGACAAGGCGGGTGCCTCGCGGTACGTCCTGACCGACATCACCAAGGACGGCACCATGCGTGGGCCGAACCTGGACCTGCTGCGCGAGGTGTGCGCCCGGACCGACGCCCCCGTGATCGCCTCCGGCGGCGTCTCCACCCTCGACGACCTGCGGGCGCTTGCCACGCTGGAGTCGATCGGGGTGGAGGGAGTGATCGCCGGCAAGGCGCTCTACGCGGGGGCGTTCACCGTGGCGCAGGCCCTGGCGGTCCTCGCCCGCCCGTGA
- a CDS encoding terpene synthase family protein, whose product MRSFAVSALREPPFSSARHDDTERVARESADWAQHLGLISNGHRLHRADAAGLAGRACPQGPLDRLRLLTDLISWLFVMDDACDEDGLGSEPTGLAPTVAALLDVLDHHGGPGPVPAGVAGALGLGLADLCRRVRAHRRPALLLCFTAAMREYLLALLWEAANREHERVPAVDEYVQMRRHTGAVYPSLALTDLALNGFPPASRRADPGWAALESIAADLICWCNDVFSYDKEQHGGPDAHNLITVLTWEVGDESVALRAAAERFNDRLDAYLAAENDLLASHGDAVRPALKTRRNWIRATYDWSRAAARYA is encoded by the coding sequence ATGCGAAGCTTTGCGGTCTCGGCCCTGCGAGAGCCCCCGTTCTCCAGCGCCCGGCACGACGACACGGAGCGGGTGGCTCGGGAGAGCGCGGACTGGGCGCAGCACCTGGGCCTGATCAGTAACGGGCACCGGCTGCACCGGGCGGATGCCGCCGGGCTCGCCGGACGGGCCTGCCCGCAGGGACCGCTGGACCGCCTGCGGCTGCTGACCGACCTGATCTCCTGGCTGTTCGTCATGGATGACGCCTGCGACGAGGACGGTCTGGGCAGCGAGCCGACCGGTCTCGCGCCGACCGTGGCCGCCCTGCTGGACGTGCTGGACCACCACGGCGGGCCGGGTCCGGTGCCCGCCGGTGTCGCCGGGGCGCTGGGGCTCGGACTGGCCGACCTGTGCCGGCGGGTCCGCGCCCACCGGCGCCCGGCCCTGCTGCTCTGCTTCACCGCCGCGATGCGCGAGTACCTGCTCGCGCTGCTCTGGGAGGCGGCCAACCGGGAACACGAGCGGGTTCCCGCGGTCGACGAGTACGTCCAGATGCGCCGACACACCGGCGCCGTGTACCCGAGCCTCGCCCTGACCGATCTGGCCCTGAACGGCTTCCCGCCGGCCTCCCGCCGGGCCGACCCCGGCTGGGCCGCCCTGGAGTCGATCGCCGCCGACCTGATCTGCTGGTGCAACGACGTCTTCTCCTACGACAAGGAGCAGCACGGCGGGCCGGACGCACACAACCTGATCACGGTGCTGACCTGGGAGGTCGGCGACGAGTCGGTGGCGTTGCGGGCCGCCGCCGAACGGTTCAACGACCGGCTCGACGCGTACCTGGCCGCCGAGAACGACCTGCTGGCCAGCCACGGCGACGCGGTGCGACCGGCGCTGAAGACCCGGCGCAACTGGATCCGGGCCACCTACGACTGGTCGCGGGCGGCGGCGCGGTACGCGTGA
- a CDS encoding TIGR03085 family metal-binding protein, translating to MPRYARSEREALTELMSTLGPDAPTINEGWTIRDLAAHLVVRERRPDAAAGLVVAPLRGYAERVRREIAALGWAELLGQVRRPPVWSPVSNPLADELANTLEFFIHHEDVRRAQAGWRPRELPAGLDRALWRRTSTLARLALRRFPAHLLVQAPGHGEVATGRGGEPLRLVGTPGELALFLSGRQRIARVQLDGGPELADRLRGTNLGF from the coding sequence ATGCCGCGGTACGCCCGATCGGAGCGCGAGGCGCTCACCGAGCTGATGTCCACCCTGGGGCCGGACGCCCCGACCATCAACGAGGGCTGGACCATCCGTGATCTTGCCGCACACCTGGTCGTCCGGGAACGGCGCCCGGACGCCGCGGCCGGCCTGGTGGTCGCGCCGCTGCGCGGATACGCCGAGCGGGTGCGCCGCGAGATCGCCGCGCTCGGCTGGGCCGAACTGCTCGGACAGGTGCGGCGACCACCGGTGTGGAGCCCGGTGAGCAACCCGCTGGCCGACGAGCTGGCCAACACGTTGGAGTTCTTCATCCACCACGAGGACGTGCGCCGCGCCCAGGCGGGCTGGCGGCCGCGGGAGTTGCCGGCGGGACTGGACCGGGCGCTGTGGCGGCGCACCTCGACCCTGGCCAGGCTGGCCCTGCGCCGCTTCCCCGCCCACCTGCTCGTGCAGGCACCCGGACACGGCGAGGTGGCCACGGGCCGTGGCGGTGAGCCGCTGCGGCTGGTCGGTACACCGGGCGAGCTGGCGCTGTTCCTGTCCGGTCGGCAGCGGATCGCGCGGGTGCAACTCGACGGCGGTCCGGAGCTGGCGGACCGGTTGCGCGGCACCAACCTGGGCTTCTAA
- a CDS encoding AMP-dependent synthetase/ligase produces MALDVPYRSIPDMFLKRVAATPERPAFAHPGPAGPVWLTWAQVAERARAVAAGLHGLGVGPEDPVAILANTRLEWVITDFGIMCASGATTTVYPTTEPEDATYIIADSGSKVLFAEDPDQAAKIAGATLPALTHVVLFDGTPDPSAAVPQLTLAQLEEQGSQRLAEDPELIERLVAGIGPDHLATLIYTSGTTGRPKGVELLHGGWCWEGVAQKEVGLLRDDDLQYLWLPLSHSFGKTLLCGATHVGLPTYVDGRVDKLVELLSVVRPTLMCGAPRVFEKVYNKSVTTARDAGGAKARIFAWAVGVGKEKVALEQAGKAVPGGLRLKYTLAEKLVFSKLQARLGGRIRVLVSGAAPLSPEIATFFAAANLPISEGYGLTETSAGNFVNPPQGLRIGTVGTALGDLECRIDTDGEILIKGRPVMRGYHNLPEETAAAFTEDGFFRTGDIGSLDDDGYLRITDRKKDLVKTSGGKYVAPSHIEGTFKATCPYTSQAVVIGQARSFCTMLVTLDPDAIVGWATGTPLEGRPYAEIVASPEALAMVEEYVAEVNSKLNRWETIKKVTILPRDLTIENGEITPSLKIKRRGVESNFSAEIDKMYAGTVAEV; encoded by the coding sequence ATGGCTCTCGATGTACCGTACCGTTCCATTCCTGACATGTTCCTCAAGCGCGTGGCCGCCACCCCCGAGCGCCCCGCCTTTGCCCACCCCGGCCCGGCCGGGCCGGTCTGGCTGACCTGGGCACAGGTCGCCGAGCGGGCCCGGGCGGTCGCCGCCGGCCTGCACGGCCTGGGTGTCGGGCCGGAGGATCCGGTGGCGATCCTGGCGAACACCCGACTCGAATGGGTGATCACCGACTTCGGCATCATGTGCGCCAGCGGCGCCACGACCACGGTCTATCCGACGACCGAGCCGGAGGACGCCACCTACATCATCGCGGACTCCGGCTCGAAGGTGCTCTTCGCCGAGGACCCGGACCAGGCGGCGAAGATCGCCGGGGCGACGCTACCGGCGCTGACCCACGTCGTCCTCTTCGACGGCACCCCCGACCCGTCGGCGGCGGTGCCCCAGCTGACCCTCGCCCAGTTGGAGGAGCAGGGCTCCCAGCGGCTCGCCGAGGACCCGGAGCTGATCGAGCGCCTGGTCGCCGGCATCGGTCCGGACCACCTGGCCACCCTGATCTACACCTCGGGCACCACCGGCCGGCCCAAGGGCGTCGAGCTGCTGCACGGCGGCTGGTGCTGGGAGGGCGTGGCGCAGAAGGAGGTCGGGCTGCTGCGCGACGACGACCTGCAGTACCTCTGGCTCCCGCTGTCCCACTCGTTCGGCAAGACGCTGCTCTGCGGCGCCACCCACGTCGGCCTGCCGACGTACGTGGACGGCCGGGTCGACAAGCTGGTCGAGCTGCTCTCGGTCGTCCGGCCGACGCTGATGTGCGGAGCGCCCCGGGTCTTCGAGAAGGTCTACAACAAGTCGGTGACCACCGCGCGGGACGCCGGCGGCGCCAAGGCGAGGATCTTCGCCTGGGCGGTGGGCGTCGGCAAGGAGAAGGTCGCCCTGGAACAGGCCGGCAAGGCGGTCCCCGGCGGGCTGAGGTTGAAGTACACGCTGGCCGAGAAGCTGGTCTTCAGCAAGCTCCAGGCCCGCCTCGGCGGCCGGATCCGGGTGCTGGTGTCCGGCGCCGCCCCGCTCAGTCCGGAGATCGCCACCTTCTTCGCCGCGGCGAACCTGCCGATCTCCGAGGGCTACGGGCTGACCGAGACCAGTGCCGGCAACTTCGTCAACCCGCCGCAGGGGCTGCGCATCGGCACCGTCGGCACGGCGTTGGGTGACCTGGAGTGCCGCATCGACACCGACGGCGAGATCCTGATCAAGGGCCGGCCGGTGATGCGGGGTTACCACAACCTGCCCGAGGAGACGGCCGCCGCGTTCACCGAGGACGGCTTCTTCCGCACCGGGGACATCGGCAGCCTCGACGACGACGGCTACCTGCGCATCACCGACCGCAAGAAGGACCTGGTCAAGACCTCCGGCGGCAAGTACGTCGCGCCGTCGCACATCGAGGGCACGTTCAAGGCGACCTGCCCGTACACCTCGCAGGCGGTGGTCATCGGCCAGGCGCGCAGCTTCTGCACCATGCTGGTCACGCTGGACCCGGACGCCATCGTCGGCTGGGCGACGGGCACCCCGCTGGAGGGCCGCCCGTACGCCGAGATCGTCGCCTCGCCCGAGGCCCTGGCCATGGTGGAGGAGTACGTCGCCGAGGTCAACAGCAAGCTGAACCGCTGGGAGACCATCAAGAAGGTCACCATCCTGCCCCGTGACCTGACCATCGAGAACGGCGAGATCACCCCGTCGCTGAAGATCAAGCGCCGCGGGGTGGAGAGCAACTTCTCCGCCGAGATCGACAAGATGTACGCCGGCACCGTCGCCGAGGTCTGA
- the yczE gene encoding membrane protein YczE — MTVIGNLRHRPVRRLTQLFVGLFLYGFSMALMIRSGLGLNPWDVFHQGVSRLTGLTMGTVVIGVGALVLLAWIPLRQRPGIGTVANVVVIGVAVDATLALLPPGGPLALRSALLVAGIVGNGAATALYLGARLGPGPRDGLMTGLVARRPGRSLRLIRTVIEVGVLLVGALLGGTVGLGTVAYALTIGPLAQLFLPFFEVAEPAAAETTATAPAT; from the coding sequence GTGACAGTGATTGGCAACCTCCGACACCGGCCGGTCCGGCGGCTCACGCAACTGTTCGTCGGGCTCTTCCTCTACGGCTTCAGCATGGCGCTGATGATCCGCTCCGGGCTGGGCCTGAACCCCTGGGACGTGTTCCACCAGGGGGTGTCCCGGCTGACCGGCCTGACCATGGGCACCGTGGTCATCGGGGTGGGTGCGCTGGTGCTGCTGGCCTGGATCCCGCTGCGGCAACGCCCCGGCATCGGCACCGTGGCCAACGTCGTGGTCATCGGCGTGGCGGTCGACGCGACCCTGGCCCTGCTGCCACCCGGCGGGCCGCTCGCGCTGCGCAGCGCGCTGCTGGTCGCCGGCATCGTCGGCAACGGCGCGGCCACCGCGCTCTACCTCGGCGCCCGGCTCGGACCCGGTCCCCGCGACGGGCTGATGACCGGCCTGGTCGCCCGCCGGCCCGGCCGGTCGCTGCGCCTGATCCGCACGGTGATCGAGGTCGGCGTGCTGCTCGTGGGCGCGCTCCTCGGCGGGACGGTCGGTCTCGGCACGGTCGCCTACGCGCTGACCATCGGACCGTTGGCGCAGCTGTTCCTGCCCTTCTTCGAGGTTGCCGAGCCGGCGGCGGCGGAGACGACCGCGACGGCACCGGCCACCTGA
- a CDS encoding NADP-dependent oxidoreductase, with protein sequence MPTNREIHLASRPQGWPTEDNFRLVTTEVPTPGPGQLLVRNRYLSVDPYMRGRMNDVRSYVPPFALDAPLDGGAVGEVVTGGADGFAPGDTVLHGLGWREYALVDAKAARKVDPALAPVTAYLGVLGMTGLTAYAGLLEVAAMRPGETVFVSGAAGAVGSVVGQLARRRGAGRVVGSAGSAAKVERLRALGFDAAFDYHDAPVRDLLRAAAPNGVDVYFDNVGGEHLEAAISSMNPHARAAICGMIAQYNDTEPPAAPGNLAQVIGKRLTLRGFLVSDHEHLREQFVREVSGWLRDGTLSYDETIVDGLENAPAAFLGLLRGENLGKMLVRV encoded by the coding sequence GTGCCCACCAACCGTGAGATCCATCTGGCCTCGCGCCCGCAGGGCTGGCCCACCGAGGACAACTTCCGTCTCGTCACCACCGAGGTGCCCACGCCCGGCCCGGGGCAACTGCTGGTGCGCAACCGGTACCTGTCGGTGGACCCGTACATGCGGGGGCGGATGAACGACGTGCGATCCTACGTGCCGCCGTTCGCCCTGGACGCGCCGCTGGACGGCGGGGCGGTCGGCGAGGTGGTCACCGGCGGCGCCGACGGGTTCGCCCCGGGCGACACCGTCCTGCACGGGCTGGGCTGGCGAGAGTACGCGCTGGTGGACGCGAAGGCCGCCCGGAAGGTCGATCCGGCGCTCGCACCGGTGACCGCGTACCTCGGCGTGCTGGGCATGACCGGGCTGACGGCGTACGCCGGGCTGCTGGAGGTGGCCGCGATGCGGCCCGGCGAGACGGTCTTCGTCTCGGGCGCGGCCGGTGCGGTGGGCAGCGTGGTCGGCCAGCTCGCCAGGCGCAGGGGCGCGGGCCGGGTGGTCGGCAGCGCCGGTTCGGCGGCCAAGGTCGAGCGGCTGCGCGCGCTCGGCTTCGACGCCGCGTTCGACTACCACGACGCTCCGGTGCGCGACCTGCTCAGGGCCGCCGCCCCGAACGGGGTCGACGTCTACTTCGACAACGTCGGCGGCGAGCACCTGGAGGCCGCGATCTCGTCGATGAACCCGCACGCCCGCGCCGCGATCTGCGGCATGATCGCGCAGTACAACGACACCGAGCCACCGGCCGCCCCGGGCAACCTGGCACAGGTCATCGGCAAGCGGCTGACGTTGCGCGGCTTCCTGGTCAGTGACCACGAGCACCTGCGGGAGCAGTTCGTGCGGGAGGTCTCCGGCTGGCTGCGCGACGGCACCCTCAGCTACGACGAGACGATCGTCGACGGCCTGGAGAACGCCCCGGCCGCCTTCCTCGGCCTGCTGCGGGGCGAGAACCTCGGCAAGATGCTCGTGCGGGTGTGA
- the hisF gene encoding imidazole glycerol phosphate synthase subunit HisF, with amino-acid sequence MTVAVRVIPCLDVDAGRVVKGVNFLDLRDAGDPVELAAAYDRAGADELTFLDVTASSDDRGTMLDVVRRTAESVFIPLTVGGGVRTVADVDTLLRAGADKIGVNTAAIARPELVAEIAERFGRQVLVLSLDVRRALAGTTPSGFEVTTHGGRRGTGLDAVRWARRGAELGAGEILLNSMDADGTKVGFDLELIGAVRRVVDVPVVASGGAGEVAHFPPAIGAGADAVLAASVFHFGELTVGQVKDVLRGAGHPVR; translated from the coding sequence ATGACGGTGGCGGTGCGGGTGATCCCCTGTCTCGACGTGGACGCGGGACGGGTGGTCAAGGGCGTCAACTTCCTCGACCTGCGCGACGCGGGTGACCCGGTCGAGCTGGCCGCCGCGTACGACCGCGCGGGCGCGGACGAGCTGACCTTCCTCGATGTCACCGCCTCCTCCGACGATCGCGGCACGATGCTCGACGTGGTCCGGCGCACGGCGGAGTCGGTCTTCATCCCGCTGACCGTGGGCGGGGGTGTGCGTACGGTGGCGGACGTGGACACCCTGCTGCGCGCCGGCGCCGACAAGATCGGGGTGAACACGGCGGCGATCGCCCGGCCCGAGTTGGTCGCGGAGATCGCCGAGCGGTTCGGTCGGCAGGTGCTGGTGCTCTCGCTGGACGTCCGGCGGGCGCTGGCCGGCACCACCCCCAGCGGTTTCGAGGTGACCACGCACGGCGGCCGGCGCGGCACCGGCCTGGACGCCGTGCGGTGGGCGCGCCGCGGTGCCGAACTGGGTGCCGGGGAGATTCTGCTCAACTCGATGGACGCCGACGGCACGAAGGTCGGCTTCGACCTGGAACTCATCGGCGCGGTGCGCCGGGTGGTCGACGTGCCGGTGGTGGCCAGCGGCGGCGCCGGCGAGGTGGCCCACTTCCCTCCGGCGATCGGCGCGGGTGCCGACGCGGTTCTCGCCGCCAGCGTCTTCCACTTCGGGGAGCTGACCGTGGGGCAGGTCAAGGACGTGCTGCGCGGCGCCGGCCACCCGGTGCGCTGA